From a single Couchioplanes caeruleus genomic region:
- a CDS encoding gamma-glutamyl-gamma-aminobutyrate hydrolase family protein, translating to MRPVIGVTTYVEPATWGVWHDLPTALIPYDYVAAVTAAGGRAVLLPPDDLDADVLDVLDGLLLSGGADLDPELYGESPQPLTVTRPERDAAELLLARAALGRDMPVLGVCRGMQLLTVAAGGTLHQHIPDVLGHEGHRPAPAVYGHQEVAFTTGSRIARLMGEDRRVQCYHHQGVADAGSLTVTGCTEDGLVEAVEEPSKRFVLGVQWHPEVVRDKRLFGALVAAAGEYGGRRAGSRH from the coding sequence ATGCGTCCCGTCATCGGCGTCACCACCTATGTGGAACCGGCCACCTGGGGAGTCTGGCACGACCTGCCCACCGCGCTGATCCCGTACGACTACGTCGCCGCGGTCACCGCCGCCGGAGGCCGGGCCGTGCTCCTTCCCCCCGACGACCTCGACGCCGACGTGCTCGACGTGCTCGACGGCCTGCTGCTCAGCGGCGGCGCCGACCTCGACCCCGAGCTGTACGGCGAGAGCCCCCAGCCGCTGACCGTCACCCGTCCGGAACGCGACGCGGCGGAACTGCTGCTCGCCCGGGCGGCACTCGGCCGGGACATGCCAGTGCTCGGCGTGTGCCGCGGTATGCAGCTGCTCACCGTGGCCGCCGGCGGCACCCTGCACCAGCACATCCCCGACGTGCTCGGCCACGAGGGACACCGCCCGGCGCCCGCCGTGTACGGGCACCAGGAGGTCGCGTTCACCACGGGCAGCCGGATCGCCCGGCTGATGGGAGAGGACCGTCGCGTCCAGTGCTACCACCACCAGGGCGTGGCCGACGCGGGGTCGCTCACGGTGACAGGGTGTACGGAGGACGGGCTGGTGGAGGCGGTGGAGGAGCCGTCGAAGAGGTTCGTGCTCGGGGTGCAGTGGCATCCGGAGGTGGTGCGGGACAAGCGGCTGTTCGGGGCGCTTGTCGCGGCGGCGGGTGAGTACGGGGGCCGGCGGGCCGGGTCCAGGCACTGA
- a CDS encoding gamma-glutamyl-gamma-aminobutyrate hydrolase family protein encodes MRRPLIGLTSYAEHVTYNGNDVMAGMLPMSYVKAVHATGGRAVLITPDDPGTDVLESLDGIVFAGGGDIDPSHWGAGQHPATESDPGRDDAELMLMRAALEADVPVLGVCRGMQVMAVATGGSLHQHLPDLIGHERHRAAAGTDPLAADASAFGRHDVELQRGSRAMALLGARITVNSFHHQAVDDPGTFTISGWCPDDRVVEIIEDRDRAFALGVQWHPERTGDLRVFAALAQAAARRASLGTSSLAA; translated from the coding sequence ATGCGCAGGCCCTTGATCGGACTGACCTCGTACGCCGAGCACGTCACGTACAACGGCAACGACGTCATGGCCGGGATGCTGCCCATGTCCTATGTCAAGGCGGTGCACGCCACCGGTGGTCGCGCAGTCCTGATCACCCCCGATGATCCGGGCACCGACGTGCTGGAATCGCTGGACGGCATCGTGTTCGCCGGCGGCGGGGACATCGACCCGTCGCACTGGGGCGCCGGGCAGCATCCGGCCACCGAGTCCGACCCTGGGCGGGACGACGCGGAGCTGATGTTGATGCGGGCCGCTCTGGAGGCCGACGTACCCGTGCTCGGTGTGTGCCGGGGCATGCAGGTGATGGCCGTGGCCACCGGGGGTTCGCTGCACCAGCACCTGCCTGATCTGATCGGTCACGAACGGCATCGGGCCGCGGCCGGCACCGACCCGCTCGCCGCGGACGCGTCCGCGTTCGGGCGGCACGACGTCGAACTGCAGCGCGGGTCGCGGGCGATGGCCCTGCTCGGCGCACGGATCACCGTCAACTCGTTCCACCACCAGGCGGTCGACGACCCCGGGACGTTCACGATCAGCGGCTGGTGCCCCGACGACCGGGTCGTCGAGATCATCGAGGACCGGGACCGGGCGTTCGCGCTGGGCGTGCAGTGGCATCCCGAGCGCACTGGCGACCTGCGGGTCTTCGCCGCGCTGGCACAGGCGGCAGCGCGGCGGGCCAGCCTCGGCACGTCGTCCCTCGCCGCCTGA
- a CDS encoding HD domain-containing protein, whose product MATPGLEQALTRPGLRPLPSAAAELLHDLDAPPRLGAHLRAVHDVAWSVTDRLGRRAPDLPFDTTAVLFGAATHDIGKVLHPEELSGPGHRHEAAGRDLLIRYGVPSYLARFAATHAAWESDEAGLEDLLVSLADKVWKGARVESLEARVAEHLGGAPWEAFLVLDDLVQDLAGGADERLAFQAAFPI is encoded by the coding sequence GTGGCAACCCCGGGTCTCGAGCAAGCCCTCACCCGACCGGGCCTGCGCCCCCTGCCGTCCGCGGCGGCGGAACTCCTGCACGACCTGGATGCGCCGCCCCGCCTCGGCGCCCACCTCCGAGCGGTCCACGACGTGGCCTGGTCCGTCACGGACCGGCTCGGCCGGCGCGCCCCCGATCTGCCGTTCGACACGACGGCGGTGCTGTTCGGCGCCGCCACCCACGACATCGGCAAGGTGCTGCACCCGGAGGAACTGTCCGGCCCCGGCCACCGCCACGAGGCGGCGGGCCGGGACCTGCTGATCCGGTACGGCGTGCCGAGCTATCTGGCCCGGTTCGCGGCGACGCACGCGGCGTGGGAATCGGACGAGGCGGGGCTGGAGGATCTGCTGGTCAGCCTCGCGGACAAGGTCTGGAAGGGTGCGCGGGTGGAGTCGCTGGAGGCTCGGGTTGCGGAGCATCTGGGCGGGGCGCCGTGGGAGGCGTTCCTGGTGCTGGACGATCTCGTCCAGGATCTGGCGGGTGGGGCTGATGAGCGGCTCGCTTTTCAGGCGGCTTTCCCGATCTGA
- a CDS encoding SpoIIE family protein phosphatase, with protein sequence MGGALPERLRTAFERGGEMGGRMLSLDWSSTPLGDPAQWPAELVHAVATMLASKAQIVVFWGPDYCALYNDAYITTMGSKHPSHLARPGREMWAEIWWLLQELFDGVEATDESYYAADHPFMLERYGFLEETYFDISYDPIRSADGVVTGVFCIVGDTTRRVLADRRVRTLSRLGSRLADSPDQASLGRQAAQVLGENPGDVPFAALYLDDPADGGELGLAGVCGVAAEALRPLGGAVLQTVEDVMRADRAGKLPVALLTDEPPESAAEQALVFPVGAGTSRVGVLVIGVSRYLALDDTYRDFVDLVTSQISRAVANMRAYEQERRRAAQLAALDAAKTNFFSNVSHEFRTPLTLILGPLEELLNDPGLTADQRERLLPMQRNGLRLLKLVNTVLDFSRLESGRLRAAYRPTDLADYTARLASTFRSAAERAGLALVVDCPPLTQPVLVDREMWEKIVFNLLSNAVKYTASGGITVRLAERNGSAVLDVEDTGVGVSAEEQKLLFDRFHRVTGAWSRSHEGTGIGLALVRELAELHGGTTTARSELGVGSTFTVTVPLGAAHLPADRVIDERTAASPDEQARLYVEEAHWWVGEPEQPSAAPVSPGEVKDARRGRVLLVDDDADLRDHVARLLTPYFDVTKAVDGRDALDRAQEDPFDLVLTDVMMPRLDGFGLIKALRADERTRDVPIVVLSARAGEESSVEGLSAGADDYLVKPFSARDLIARVRANLELGQLRRQIISRLRGLVDAAAAVNTVRTTAEVLAVAARHVRGMTSAGRVVVTAPGARAEVDGGAPSSAEPDAVLVLPDTSGAPLGELKVWSGPDGSAEPVLLTQLARLIGLRLENARLYEAEHRIASTLQHSLLPQSLPRVPGAIVASRYLPGSSEAEVGGDWYDVITAPDDQLVLVIGDVVGKGVQAAAGMGQLRNALRAYILEGFDCGEALTRLNRLVDNLGRRQFATVVCVRFDPRTRDLRFSAAGHPSPVVAAPGREGQFLYTSALGPPVGALSDSEYPTLHTKLEPGDRVLLYTDGLVEDRRVGIDAGLAELRADLANPADHVEDLLDKLLGKAARHTRRDDIALLALEATDPREFVLRLHADPTRLSVLRRRLEDFLTANGVPENDVFDLLVAVSEAAANAIEHPIAPAEPVVTVEVSLDDEAVTATVRDTGSWRPAGGAGFRGRGLALIGALSELSVARSEAGTAVTLRRALSRP encoded by the coding sequence ATGGGCGGCGCCCTGCCGGAGCGGCTGCGGACGGCGTTCGAGCGCGGCGGCGAAATGGGCGGGCGGATGCTCTCCCTGGACTGGTCCTCGACCCCGCTCGGCGACCCCGCGCAGTGGCCGGCGGAGCTGGTGCACGCCGTGGCGACGATGCTCGCCTCCAAGGCTCAGATCGTCGTCTTCTGGGGCCCGGACTACTGCGCCCTCTACAACGACGCCTACATCACCACGATGGGCAGCAAGCATCCGAGCCATCTGGCGCGGCCCGGGCGGGAGATGTGGGCCGAGATCTGGTGGCTGTTGCAGGAGCTCTTCGACGGGGTGGAGGCCACCGACGAGTCCTACTACGCCGCCGATCACCCGTTCATGCTCGAACGGTACGGCTTCCTCGAGGAGACGTACTTCGACATCTCGTACGACCCCATCCGCAGCGCCGACGGCGTGGTGACCGGCGTCTTCTGCATCGTGGGCGACACGACGCGGCGGGTGCTGGCCGACCGGCGCGTACGCACGCTGAGCCGGCTCGGCTCCCGGCTGGCGGACTCGCCCGATCAGGCGTCGCTGGGCCGGCAGGCCGCTCAGGTCCTCGGCGAGAACCCCGGTGACGTGCCGTTCGCGGCGCTGTACCTGGACGATCCGGCCGACGGCGGCGAGCTGGGCCTGGCCGGGGTCTGTGGCGTCGCGGCCGAGGCTCTGCGGCCGCTGGGCGGCGCGGTGCTGCAGACGGTGGAGGACGTGATGCGCGCCGACCGGGCGGGGAAGCTGCCGGTCGCGCTGCTCACCGATGAGCCACCGGAGTCCGCGGCCGAGCAGGCGCTGGTGTTCCCGGTGGGTGCCGGCACCAGCCGGGTCGGCGTGCTGGTCATCGGCGTCAGCCGCTATCTGGCCCTGGACGACACCTACCGGGACTTCGTGGACCTCGTCACGTCGCAGATCTCGCGGGCGGTGGCGAACATGCGGGCGTACGAGCAGGAACGCCGGCGGGCCGCCCAGCTGGCGGCGCTGGACGCAGCGAAGACGAACTTCTTCTCGAACGTCAGCCACGAGTTCCGTACGCCGCTGACGCTGATCCTCGGCCCGCTGGAGGAACTGCTCAACGACCCGGGTCTCACCGCCGACCAGCGGGAACGGCTGCTGCCCATGCAACGCAACGGGCTGCGCCTGTTGAAGCTGGTCAACACCGTGCTGGACTTCTCGCGGCTGGAGTCGGGGCGGCTGCGCGCGGCGTACCGTCCGACGGATCTCGCCGATTACACCGCGCGGCTGGCCAGCACCTTCCGCTCGGCCGCGGAGCGGGCCGGACTCGCCCTCGTGGTCGACTGCCCGCCGCTGACCCAGCCGGTGCTCGTCGACCGGGAGATGTGGGAGAAGATCGTCTTCAACCTGCTCTCCAACGCGGTCAAGTACACCGCCTCCGGTGGCATCACCGTGCGCCTGGCCGAGCGGAACGGCTCCGCGGTGCTGGACGTCGAGGACACCGGCGTCGGCGTCAGCGCCGAGGAGCAGAAGCTTCTCTTCGACCGTTTCCACCGGGTCACCGGTGCCTGGTCACGCAGCCACGAGGGTACGGGCATCGGCCTGGCACTGGTCCGCGAGCTGGCCGAGCTGCACGGGGGTACGACCACAGCGCGCAGCGAGCTCGGCGTCGGCAGCACGTTCACGGTCACCGTCCCGCTCGGCGCCGCGCACCTGCCCGCCGACCGGGTCATCGACGAGCGCACCGCGGCGTCGCCCGACGAGCAGGCGCGGCTGTACGTCGAGGAGGCGCACTGGTGGGTCGGCGAGCCCGAGCAGCCGTCGGCCGCCCCGGTGAGCCCCGGCGAGGTCAAGGACGCCCGGCGCGGCCGGGTGCTGCTGGTCGACGACGACGCCGACCTGCGGGATCACGTGGCGCGGCTGCTGACGCCGTACTTCGATGTCACGAAGGCCGTCGACGGCCGCGACGCCCTCGACCGGGCTCAGGAGGATCCCTTCGACCTGGTCCTGACCGACGTGATGATGCCGCGGCTGGACGGCTTCGGCCTGATCAAGGCGTTGCGTGCCGACGAGCGCACCCGGGACGTGCCGATCGTCGTCCTGTCGGCCCGTGCGGGCGAGGAGTCCTCGGTGGAAGGTCTGTCCGCGGGCGCCGACGACTACCTGGTCAAGCCGTTCTCGGCCCGCGACCTGATCGCGCGGGTCCGCGCCAACCTCGAGCTCGGCCAGCTCCGGCGGCAGATCATCAGCCGGCTGCGGGGCCTGGTCGACGCGGCGGCGGCGGTCAACACCGTACGGACGACGGCCGAGGTGCTCGCGGTCGCCGCCCGGCACGTGCGCGGCATGACGTCGGCGGGCCGGGTCGTCGTGACCGCACCCGGCGCCCGCGCCGAAGTGGACGGCGGGGCGCCCTCGTCGGCCGAGCCGGACGCGGTGCTGGTGCTGCCCGACACCTCCGGCGCGCCGCTCGGTGAGCTCAAGGTCTGGTCGGGTCCCGACGGGTCGGCCGAGCCGGTGCTGCTCACCCAGCTGGCCCGCCTGATCGGGCTGCGCCTGGAGAACGCGCGGCTCTACGAGGCGGAGCACCGCATCGCCAGCACGCTGCAGCACAGCCTGCTGCCGCAGTCGCTGCCACGGGTGCCGGGAGCCATCGTGGCGAGCCGCTACCTGCCGGGCAGCAGCGAGGCGGAGGTCGGCGGCGACTGGTACGACGTCATCACCGCCCCCGACGACCAGCTCGTCCTCGTGATCGGCGACGTGGTCGGCAAGGGGGTGCAGGCCGCCGCGGGCATGGGGCAGCTGCGCAACGCGCTGCGGGCGTACATCCTCGAGGGCTTCGACTGCGGGGAGGCGCTGACCCGGCTGAACCGGCTGGTGGACAACCTCGGCCGGCGCCAGTTCGCCACTGTGGTGTGTGTGCGCTTCGACCCCCGTACGCGTGACTTGCGCTTCTCCGCGGCGGGCCACCCGTCGCCGGTGGTCGCCGCGCCCGGCAGGGAGGGGCAGTTCCTCTACACGAGCGCGCTGGGCCCGCCCGTGGGCGCGCTCAGCGACTCGGAGTATCCGACGCTGCACACGAAGCTCGAGCCGGGCGACCGTGTGCTGCTCTACACCGACGGCCTGGTGGAGGACCGGCGGGTCGGCATCGACGCCGGCCTGGCGGAGCTGCGCGCCGACCTGGCGAACCCGGCCGACCACGTGGAGGACCTGCTCGACAAGCTGCTCGGCAAGGCGGCCCGGCACACCCGCCGCGACGACATCGCCCTGCTGGCGCTGGAGGCCACCGACCCCCGCGAGTTCGTGCTGCGGCTGCACGCCGATCCGACCCGGCTCAGCGTGCTGCGCCGGCGGCTGGAGGACTTCCTCACCGCCAACGGCGTACCGGAGAACGACGTCTTCGATCTGCTGGTGGCGGTGTCGGAGGCGGCGGCGAACGCCATCGAGCACCCGATCGCCCCGGCGGAGCCGGTGGTGACGGTCGAGGTGTCGCTGGACGACGAGGCGGTGACGGCCACCGTCCGCGACACCGGAAGCTGGCGCCCCGCCGGTGGCGCCGGCTTCCGCGGCCGCGGGCTGGCACTGATCGGCGCCCTGTCGGAGCTGTCGGTGGCCCGGTCGGAGGCGGGCACCGCGGTGACCCTGCGCCGGGCTCTCAGTCGCCCGTGA
- a CDS encoding STAS domain-containing protein, with the protein MDQDGPENIFSATTSVAGDRVTVVVAGEVDMSTADQMFRAATGGGAAAVTLDLLGVTFFDSAAIHAVIRLAERYPAALSVIPSPQVRRVLDISGLGNQPWLVTGD; encoded by the coding sequence GTGGATCAAGACGGGCCGGAGAACATCTTCTCGGCCACCACGTCGGTGGCCGGAGATCGTGTCACCGTGGTGGTGGCCGGCGAGGTCGACATGTCGACGGCGGACCAGATGTTCCGGGCGGCGACCGGCGGCGGTGCCGCCGCGGTCACCCTCGACCTGCTCGGCGTCACCTTCTTCGACTCGGCCGCCATCCACGCGGTGATCCGGCTCGCCGAGCGCTACCCCGCGGCGCTGTCGGTCATCCCGTCCCCGCAGGTCCGCCGGGTCCTCGACATCTCCGGGCTGGGCAACCAGCCCTGGCTGGTCACGGGCGACTGA
- the map gene encoding type I methionyl aminopeptidase translates to MTVRAPLTPGKLSPVRAVPPQIARPEYVGKKRPKEWRGSHVQTPETIEKMRVAGRIAAQATQLAGEHCKPGVSTDEIDRVVHEFLVDHGAYPSTLGYKGFPKSCCTSLNEVICHGIPDTTVLEDGDIVNVDVTAYLDGVHGDTDATFCVGDVSEEARLLVERTHEAMMRGIRAVAPGRPINAIGRVIEAYARRFGYGVVRDFTGHGIGETFHSGLYIPHYDNPRLDTVMEPGMTFTIEPMITLGTHEYEMWGDGWTVVTKDRKWTAQFEHTLVVTEDGYEILTLP, encoded by the coding sequence ATGACGGTTCGTGCCCCGCTCACCCCCGGGAAGCTCTCGCCCGTGCGGGCGGTGCCCCCGCAGATCGCCCGCCCCGAGTACGTCGGTAAGAAGCGCCCGAAAGAGTGGCGTGGATCGCACGTGCAGACGCCGGAGACGATCGAGAAGATGCGGGTGGCCGGCCGGATCGCCGCCCAGGCCACCCAGCTCGCCGGTGAGCACTGCAAGCCCGGCGTGAGCACCGACGAGATCGACCGGGTGGTGCACGAGTTCCTCGTCGACCACGGGGCGTACCCGTCGACGCTGGGTTACAAGGGCTTCCCCAAGTCCTGCTGCACGTCGCTCAACGAGGTCATCTGTCACGGCATCCCGGACACGACCGTGCTCGAGGACGGCGACATCGTCAACGTGGACGTGACCGCGTACCTCGACGGTGTGCACGGCGACACGGACGCTACGTTCTGCGTGGGCGACGTCAGCGAGGAGGCCCGGCTGCTCGTCGAGCGCACCCACGAGGCGATGATGCGCGGCATCCGGGCCGTGGCGCCCGGCCGGCCGATCAACGCGATCGGGCGGGTGATCGAGGCGTACGCGCGCCGCTTCGGTTACGGCGTGGTGCGCGACTTCACCGGCCACGGCATCGGCGAGACGTTCCACAGCGGGCTGTACATCCCGCACTACGACAACCCCCGGCTCGACACCGTGATGGAGCCGGGCATGACCTTCACCATCGAGCCGATGATCACCCTCGGCACGCACGAGTACGAGATGTGGGGCGACGGCTGGACCGTCGTCACGAAGGACCGCAAGTGGACGGCGCAGTTCGAGCACACGCTGGTGGTGACGGAGGACGGGTACGAGATCCTCACCCTCCCGTGA
- a CDS encoding VIT1/CCC1 transporter family protein → MTAVEHHHADVSGGWLRAATFGAMDGLVTNIALIAGVGGGGVGRHTLILTGVAGLVAGAISMGLGEYTSVRTQNDQVAAELDKELRELRENPEGEADELVEMWTARGLPEHLARQVADVLKADPEQALRVHAQEELGVVPDELPSPWTAAVSSFVCFSIGAVVPLLTYLLGSDSLALALAVGGAGLFVAGVIVARFTSQPWWRSGVRQLVLGAAAAGATYVIGSLIGVGVA, encoded by the coding sequence GTGACCGCCGTCGAGCACCACCACGCCGACGTCTCGGGCGGCTGGCTGCGCGCGGCCACGTTCGGCGCGATGGACGGCCTGGTGACCAACATCGCCCTGATCGCCGGGGTCGGCGGCGGCGGGGTCGGCCGGCACACGCTCATCCTCACCGGCGTCGCGGGCCTGGTGGCCGGCGCGATCTCGATGGGCCTCGGCGAGTACACGAGCGTCCGCACGCAGAACGACCAGGTCGCCGCGGAGCTGGACAAGGAGCTGCGGGAGCTGCGGGAGAACCCCGAGGGCGAGGCCGACGAGCTGGTCGAGATGTGGACCGCCCGGGGCCTGCCCGAGCACCTGGCGCGCCAGGTGGCCGACGTGCTGAAGGCCGACCCCGAGCAGGCGTTGCGGGTGCACGCGCAGGAGGAGCTGGGCGTGGTCCCGGACGAGCTGCCCAGCCCGTGGACCGCCGCGGTGTCCTCGTTCGTGTGCTTCTCCATCGGTGCGGTCGTGCCGCTGCTGACGTACCTGCTGGGGTCGGACAGTCTCGCGCTCGCCCTGGCGGTCGGGGGCGCGGGCCTCTTCGTGGCCGGTGTGATCGTCGCGCGGTTCACCAGTCAGCCGTGGTGGCGCAGCGGCGTGCGGCAGCTGGTGCTCGGTGCGGCCGCGGCCGGCGCCACGTATGTGATCGGCTCGCTGATCGGTGTCGGGGTCGCCTAA
- a CDS encoding nucleotidyltransferase domain-containing protein, translating to MSTDEIDLGNPRWYLATRLRDMLQHRWSAEVRAIGVHGSMAHGDDSDQSDINLVVVTYRQGAGPRAALRRVDGILVDLSVVTGDDGLRRARELTPRWPLEADRYLTVRDLYDPRGWFGQQRDGHLAKLAETRPGEFSGLARRNWCIASAAHARAVRLAEWYETDAALVLMAEARLHTAMVTGLLSRTYFRNRADAVKRTGLAGADMTELGAVLKSQAEELTARGRPVDGPLNALFD from the coding sequence GTGTCGACGGACGAGATCGACCTGGGCAATCCGCGCTGGTATCTGGCCACGCGGCTGCGTGACATGCTGCAGCACCGGTGGTCCGCCGAGGTGCGGGCGATCGGCGTGCACGGTTCGATGGCGCACGGCGACGACAGCGACCAGAGCGACATCAACCTGGTCGTCGTCACGTACCGTCAAGGTGCCGGTCCCCGGGCGGCGCTGCGCCGCGTCGACGGCATCCTGGTCGATCTCAGCGTCGTGACCGGCGACGACGGCCTGCGCCGGGCCCGCGAGCTGACCCCGCGGTGGCCGCTGGAGGCGGACCGCTACCTGACCGTGCGTGACCTGTACGACCCGCGCGGCTGGTTCGGTCAGCAGCGTGACGGCCACCTGGCGAAGCTCGCCGAGACCCGGCCCGGGGAGTTCAGCGGCCTGGCCCGCCGCAACTGGTGCATCGCCTCCGCGGCGCACGCCCGCGCGGTGCGCCTCGCCGAGTGGTACGAGACCGACGCCGCGCTGGTGCTGATGGCCGAGGCCCGCCTGCACACCGCCATGGTGACCGGCCTGCTGAGCCGCACGTATTTCCGCAACCGGGCCGACGCGGTGAAACGCACCGGACTGGCGGGCGCGGACATGACCGAGCTGGGCGCGGTGCTCAAGAGCCAGGCGGAGGAGCTGACCGCCCGGGGCCGCCCGGTGGACGGCCCCCTCAACGCGTTGTTCGATTAG
- a CDS encoding ferritin-like domain-containing protein: MNAQLAAALAAEEAAIYAYGALGVKLTGTGDRTEARAAEAVHRDRRDVLVARLAELRATPAPAPAGYRLPFAITGRESALKLAIQVEDGVAQAWRAVLPVTEGDDRATALSALIDSAVRATRWRRLGAVTPATIPWPGRP; encoded by the coding sequence GTGAACGCCCAGCTGGCGGCCGCCCTGGCGGCCGAGGAGGCGGCGATCTACGCGTACGGGGCGTTGGGCGTGAAGCTCACCGGTACGGGTGACCGCACCGAGGCGCGTGCCGCCGAGGCAGTCCACCGCGACCGCCGCGACGTGCTCGTCGCCCGCCTGGCCGAGCTGCGGGCCACGCCGGCGCCGGCCCCGGCCGGTTACCGCCTCCCGTTCGCGATCACCGGCCGGGAGAGCGCGCTGAAGCTCGCGATCCAGGTGGAGGACGGGGTGGCCCAGGCGTGGCGGGCCGTCCTGCCGGTCACCGAGGGCGACGACCGGGCCACGGCACTCAGCGCGCTGATCGACTCCGCCGTCCGCGCGACCCGCTGGCGGCGCCTCGGCGCGGTGACACCGGCGACCATCCCCTGGCCGGGACGCCCCTGA
- the rimP gene encoding ribosome maturation factor RimP, producing the protein MTQRGRTGARPANRRSGNRGRDASDQQSAPAAPRIDLVAARARVRAVIEPVVAAAGYDLEEVTISRAGRRHVVRVLVDADGGISLDDVAVVSRDISTALDAAEETGGEVLAGEYQLEVGSPGVDRPLTLPRHWRRNAGRLVAVAIGGRSVTGRVTQAGDTAVVLDVDGETREVAYADLGPGKVQIEFKRLDEAVFPDEDDAGDDDEDEDEDEDDDEDGEGEER; encoded by the coding sequence ATGACGCAGCGTGGTCGCACCGGTGCCCGGCCGGCGAACCGCCGCTCCGGCAACCGGGGCCGGGATGCCTCCGACCAGCAGTCCGCGCCGGCCGCCCCGCGCATCGACCTCGTGGCCGCCCGGGCCCGGGTCCGCGCGGTGATCGAGCCGGTCGTCGCAGCCGCGGGGTACGACCTCGAAGAGGTGACCATCTCCCGGGCCGGCCGCCGTCACGTGGTACGGGTGCTCGTGGACGCCGACGGCGGGATCAGCCTCGACGACGTGGCCGTCGTGTCCCGGGACATCTCCACCGCGCTCGACGCGGCAGAGGAGACCGGAGGCGAGGTGCTCGCCGGCGAATATCAGCTCGAGGTGGGCTCGCCCGGGGTGGACCGCCCCCTGACGCTCCCGCGGCACTGGCGGCGCAACGCCGGCCGGCTCGTCGCGGTGGCCATCGGCGGCCGCTCGGTCACCGGGCGCGTCACCCAGGCGGGCGACACCGCGGTGGTGCTGGACGTCGACGGCGAGACCCGCGAGGTGGCGTACGCCGACCTCGGCCCCGGCAAGGTCCAGATCGAGTTCAAGCGGCTCGACGAGGCGGTCTTCCCGGACGAGGACGACGCCGGCGACGACGATGAAGACGAAGACGAAGACGAAGACGACGACGAGGATGGGGAGGGCGAGGAGAGGTGA
- the nusA gene encoding transcription termination factor NusA, with translation MNIDLAALRALEREREIPFETILAAIETALLTAYRHTEGAESHARVEIDRKTGAASVYAQELDADGTVVREWDDTPHDFGRIAAMTAKQVILQRLREATDEAHFGEYAGRDGDLVTGIVQADAARAEKGIVIVDLGKLEAVLPQSEQVPGETYEHGSRIRAIVVHVAKGFRGPQITLSRSHPALVKKLFALEVPEIADGTVEIAAIARESGHRTKIAVRSTVPGVNAKGACIGPMGQRVRAVMSELHGEKIDIIDWSDDPAQFVGNALSPAKALRVEVVDAASRTARVTVPDFQLSLAIGREGQNARLAARLTGWRIDIRPDNEPATAGERDAAETGS, from the coding sequence GTGAACATCGACCTCGCGGCGCTGCGCGCCCTGGAGCGCGAGCGGGAGATCCCGTTCGAGACGATCCTCGCGGCGATCGAGACGGCGCTGCTGACCGCGTACCGGCACACCGAGGGCGCGGAGAGTCACGCCCGGGTGGAGATCGACCGCAAGACCGGCGCGGCCTCGGTGTACGCGCAGGAGCTCGACGCCGACGGCACTGTCGTCCGGGAGTGGGACGACACCCCGCACGACTTCGGGCGCATCGCGGCGATGACCGCCAAGCAGGTCATCCTGCAGCGGCTGCGCGAGGCGACCGACGAGGCCCACTTCGGTGAGTACGCCGGCCGCGACGGTGACCTGGTCACCGGCATCGTGCAGGCGGACGCGGCGCGGGCCGAGAAGGGCATCGTGATCGTCGACCTGGGCAAGCTCGAGGCGGTGCTGCCGCAGTCCGAGCAGGTCCCCGGCGAGACGTACGAGCACGGCTCCCGCATCCGCGCCATCGTCGTGCACGTGGCCAAGGGCTTCCGCGGGCCGCAGATCACGCTGTCCCGCTCGCACCCGGCGCTGGTGAAGAAGCTGTTCGCGCTCGAGGTGCCGGAGATCGCCGACGGCACCGTGGAGATCGCGGCCATCGCACGTGAGTCTGGTCACCGTACGAAGATCGCGGTCCGCTCGACCGTGCCCGGCGTCAACGCCAAGGGCGCCTGCATCGGGCCGATGGGCCAGCGGGTCCGCGCGGTGATGAGCGAGCTGCACGGCGAGAAGATCGACATCATCGACTGGTCGGACGATCCGGCGCAGTTCGTCGGCAACGCGCTCTCACCGGCGAAGGCCCTGCGTGTGGAGGTGGTGGACGCCGCCTCCCGCACCGCCCGGGTCACCGTGCCCGACTTCCAGCTCTCCCTGGCGATCGGCCGGGAGGGACAGAACGCCCGGCTCGCGGCCCGGCTGACCGGATGGCGCATCGACATCCGGCCCGACAACGAGCCGGCCACGGCCGGGGAGCGGGATGCCGCCGAGACGGGAAGCTGA